In the Arachis hypogaea cultivar Tifrunner chromosome 20, arahy.Tifrunner.gnm2.J5K5, whole genome shotgun sequence genome, TGGGAAGAGATTTACTCTTGTGGAAGTGATGAAATAAGTGAAGAGGGTAATGTGGTAATTGTGAATGCATATGTGGAAAGAGAGGTTGCTTTAGTTTCAGGAATGGAAGCCACAAAGCATTCAAGAAGTGATTGTAACAGCATGTTTTGGTTTAGAGCGGTTAATCCATATAATAGGAGAAGGGTGAGTGTGGGGTTGAGTTCAGCAATAATTGAGAACATGAGGTGGGTTCAAGAGGCTGGAGGGTGGGTTAATGGGAATGGGAGAGAGAGGGTTGTGAGAGTGAGAGAAGAAGTGAAGAGTGAAAGTGATGAATGGCAAAGGTTTGCTTGTTATGTTTTGGTGGAGAGTTTTTGTCTTAGGACATTAGAAGGGAGGTTAGTCATTAGATATGATTTTAGGCATACACATAAGATCAAATATAAATGGGAATAAACCAACTTAGGCTTAGGCTGGTCGAATCTTCAGCTTACTCATCCATTTAACTAAATATTAGAATTTCAAATTCTGTATAATATACAGCAACCCATTAATCAATGACAAACTTTTAAATGGATTTCAAATTCATGACAAATTACTCCTTAATCTAtcgaattaaaaataatattagataacaaaaaaatataaatagaaataagaaTGGCCAAAACAATGTTATGTTGTACcccaataaaaaaaaactaaagatttTAAATGTATCTTTAATTGGATTCAAATTGTGATTTTTAGTTGAGTatttaaatgaaaatattttcatataaaaaataattaaaatattaaataatttaatatatttgttaaAGCGGTTTTATATAACACATTTACATATTAACTCCATATAAACTATCATCTTtttgaaaaacatgtttttatttgaataactattattttttattgttataagaATGTTTTTAATAAAGGATTTAAGTGAGGAGATATGTCCCAATCTAAATAAATTACCTAAAACATCCAAACAAGTTCATAACTCTTAAGTGTAGAATAAAATAGAGTGATATTATACATTTAAGTTTTTTTggtaactaaatttaattaaattgatttaagTCTAACAAAAACCAACTTTATTATTAGCGCGTGTGAACACACTATCTTTTTATATTCTGCGCTTCTTTTttgcattcttcttctttttctttatgttctttcttcttcttttttattcttttattattttgctATTGCTGCATTTGTTTTGTTTTCCTCctccttttcttggtgatttttgcagcattatgtatgtcttttttttctttatttgattttttttattcttgttatgatagtaaaacaaaagaattatgagaagttgaaaaaaaaaagatgatagtGATAACGAAGAAGAAGGGGAGGATGATTTTGAGTTAtgcataatttattaaaaaataacactGAAATTTTTTTGCCATGACACAGAAGTTTCTTAATTTTAACACCGAAATATCTTATCTGTGACACTAAGAGGGTGAAATAAAAATGATAAGAATGTGAAAGAAGAAGAGGcggagaaagaggagaaggaaaagttttgaaatattatttagttgaatgaatgtatgtttacACTTATGTGAGGTCTAGGATGTATAGGAAAATTTTTTCTACACATGTATGCTATTGCTGTCAGCTTAAGATTTTGACAAATGTCTAAATAAAAGTTAGTTGAAGACAAATATTGCAAAAGGAGCTGACATAAAGAATATTTTGTCTACTACTGGCACGTGATCACTTATGCTAAATTatgttaattagtttagtttagcgtGAGTAATTAATTTAGAAGATATTGGGCTAGGGGTGTTTGGAATTTTTGATTGTCAGTGTGATTGGTTTTTGCCATAGTGGGAATTGAATTGAAATGGAGGGAGCATATTGAATTGGAATGGAAGCAGCATATATAAGGAGCTATAGCGGCAGATTGGGAAAGGAAAGAAATGAGAGATCTTCCAACCCCGGGTCAGCTCATAGGTTGGGGATTTGGTTTTCTGTGGTCTGGGCTTGTTTGTTGGCCTGGaccctaacaaaaaaaaaacacggtaacattggtaaaaaaaaataatgtgacATTATGAGATAAGGGAATGTTACGTGGGTTTGGTTTAGGATTTTGTTGCAGGTTTTGAATGTTGGTGCAAGTGGTTTCACCATCCGCCCAGATCGGAGTGGAATTGGGGGATATCAGCATTGTCGTTGTAGAGGGTTGGGAGAAGGAGACCGGTTTTTTCAGCTGCTGTCCATCTCGTATGCGGCGGAGGAATGGAGGTATGTGTTTCTTGTGAACTCTGTTTGTTCTTTGTGTGCATCGATTTCCATTATGTATCGGCGGAAGGAGAAATATTTTGAAGTTATAAAGTTTTAGAAAAgttaaaagatttaatttaaagGATGCATACTGTTAATTTGTGTTGTGTCtttatttttcagtttattttgAAAATGACGAAAGAGAGGGTTCGTCATTCCCCTCTTCCTCTAGTGTTAAAGCATGTGTTATTTGTGGGTGTATATtgcaaaatttgttttttttatacaTTCCAAAATAATAGCATGCCATGTCCGAAGATTTACACATAATAACACCATATATATTTGAATGTATCCATATATTATTTGGTTGTGTCATATATTTAACTAATTAAAGCACTTATGTTTCTAATCTGTACATAATGATTAGACTTTGGAAGGATAATTGGTTTTTTATTTGGAACGTATAAAATATGaatgattaaattaaatattCATTAGGAAACTCTTTTATTGTTAATGGATGTGAGGTTTGTATGTGTATCTTGCATAATTGGTTGTCTcataatatacatataacatttaaataattaaaccatttatatttttaatctgGACAAAATAATCAGACTATCAAAGCAGGATTGCTTTTTTATCTGGAGCTTTTAAAATATGAATGATTAAATTAAAATGATGTGCGGCTGAAGGGGTTGGATAATGTTCTGTTGAGTAAGGGGTGGTTTGCTAACAAATGTTGTGGCACGGTTAGTTGAATTTTTCTGTTTGTGAAGTAGCATGCTTGTGTGGTTTCCACTTAAGAATAATGTCAGCATGAGTGTATAGCAGATTGCCAAGACTTTGCAATTGGTTTTTATGTTCTTGCAATTGATTTTAATCAGATGGAATTCACAAAAGAAAATAAGGTTTGCGACACGATGGAAGGAAGGAAGTAAAAGGGATGAGGGGTGTAAGTCTGATGAGGAATTGGATGATGCATGCGGCGGTGACGGCACGAATGTAGTATCGGATGAGTATGTATCCGATTATGCTGATGTGTTCGGGTTGTCAGAACAGGATATAATGAGAAAGGTCTTTCGAAGTGAGGAAAGAGCGTATGATTTTTACAGTAAATTTGGCAGATGTCATGGATTTGGCGTGCGCAAGGGGGATTATGGAAAGGATGAAGAAGGAAATTTGATAAGGAGAAGGTTTTTTTGTAATAGGGCTGGACTGAGAGATGAGAAACACTTGAACAGATTGGATAGAAAAAGGGGATACCGTCCTGAAACAAGGACTAATTGAATGGCAAAGCTGTCGATTTATCTGGATAGGGAAAACTCAGCATGGAAGGTCTGCAAAGTAATCTTGGATCACAATCATGAACTGACACCTCGAGGGATGATGCACATGATTCCGAAATTCCATCGTATATCGGATGCTGCAAAGGCAAACATAGATGGCATGCGTGGGTATGGTGTTTCGACATCAAAGATTTTGGGTTACATGGCTGGGGTTGCTGGATGGTACTCTTTGTTGGGCTTTACAAAAAATGATGCATACAACTACATTGATCACATGAGGTGGGCCAAGGTTGTTAATGGTGACTCAAATGCCGCTATTGTATATCTAGAGGGAAAGGCAGCGGCGGATCCAATGTCAATGGCTAGGTATAATGTTACAAAGGATGGAATGTTGGCGAACATGTTCTGGGCTGACGGACCTTGCAGAGTAGACTATCAGTATTTTAGGGATGTGGTCGCCTTTGACTCAACATACAAGAAGAATAAGTACCAGCGCCCGTTAGTGATATTCTCTGGGTCAAACAATCATAAGCAAACCACGATATTCGGATTTGGATTGGTGCTAGACGAAACAATGTATAGTTATACGTGGATGTTGGAGAATTTGTCAGAGGTGATGTGTAATAAGCACCCTTCTGTTGTGGTAACTGATGGCGATGATGCGATGATTGCGACAGTTAAAAAAGTGTTTCCAGAAGCTACTCAGCGGTTGTGTGCATGGCACTTACAGAAGAATATAATCTCGAATGGAGGCGAGTAGATGTTTCGTGAGATGTTCTATAAATGGCTTTATGCTGACATGAAGGTAGATGACTTCGAGGTTGAATGGGAAGAAGCTTTTGAGGAATTTGGTCTACACGAAAAATGTTGGGCAAACCAGATGTACGAGAAAAGGCACATGTGGTGTAATGCGTACCTTCGTGGCAAGTTTTGTACTGGATATCGCACAACGTCTAGGTGTGAAGGAATAAATTCTCACATAAAGGGATTTTGAACTCAAGACATAGTATTTTGGAATTGGTGCAAAAGGAATGGGAAGGCCCAAGGAAATACCAACCCACATCATAAAGTGACCTCTTATGCTAGTGAATcgtaaatacaaaattttttttggcTATATTCCACAAATCTTACCAGGGAAGCCATCCCTGATATGATGAAGCTTCAGAGGGCACGCTTTGATATCCGCACCCATGATAGGACAGCAACATGGCAGACTTGACCCTACAAAAATGCAGTGCTAATTAGGTAGCCGTTGAAAATGACCAACCATTTCTATCACAAGTATTACATTTATCATAAGTTAATgcctaaaattaattattaaactgTACATGAATGAAAATTGATTCGGAAGTCGGAACATAAACGTTACTGAAATAAAATCTGTTAAAAAGATTGTATCCTCCACCGTTTAAATATTAAAGGCGGTCCATGCCTACCTAAAAAAGATACACCACTTTAGATTACTCAATGCATATCAGTGATAATCATTCATCCACTTCATCATATAAATCAATGACAAAATCAGGACACCAGTACTATTGGTACCGGTAACCATTTTATCGTTAACAAAGATGTGCATTCACGATGCCGTGGCAAATATTAAAGCTTCGATGACACCTTAATTGCAATAAATCGTTCAATTTTTTAAACCTTTATCTTAATAAGCCATTTAAATTTAATCTTGTACATGATGCATATAAGTACACTATGGTTATGGGACTACATCATTCACATAAGACACACCACATTGTAATTTAAATCGGAAAATTTGTTAAGGCAATGACAATCATAATTACACGGTTTATGAACCATAATCCATACTGGGCATATAAACTGAGATTTCTTCCCACCACTTCTTCTAACTTGTGACTGCCGTAAACTACAAACACCATCCTACATCCTACACACAAAACAAAGCACAAAATTCATATACAACAAAGCACCGAAACACCACATACCTTCCTAAGCAAACCACGCATTAATTACCCTCACCCTTAATCAGCCAACATTTCCTCAATCATTTTGACCTGGTGCCTCAGTTTAGCGTTCTCCTCCTCAAGCATCCGAATTCGCTCAAACATCGACTGTGGCATCTCATCCTTCATCTGTTGTTTCATACGACCGAGCACTCGATAATTATAGTCACAAATGCTCTTTCCACTAGCGTCGACCAATTTCTCCAGCATGGCGAAAGAAACTTCTTGCCTAGCCACCTTTTCCTCTTCAGACTCTGGGCCATATGCCACAAGTTTTAATCCTCTTGCATTGCTTGGAAGGAAAACAATGAATCGAAACATCACACACCCCGCTGATGACTTGCTGTCTTGAGGCACGAAGATTGGAGCTCCAATTGCAAGAGTCGAACAAGCTCGCATGAGCATTAGTTCAAAGTCCTCCATATACAAAAATCCAGGATCCTGGGTCTCCGAGACCACTTCTCCACCTACGAAGAAAAGGTTCCAGTTGAAATTGCACAACGGCCAACAAAAACATTATAACTGTTatgtaaagaagaaaaaaagcacCTGACAATGCGGATGTGCCGCGAGTACCACCACCAATGAAAACACTGCTAGGAGTATGGCCTAAGTATTGCACTTTTTGAAAAGAAGGGCTTGCATATACAAAAGCCTGAGGTAGATGTTGGGAACACCCACCACCTCCAAACGCATCCCCTCCACCTCCATAGAAGCAACCTCCACGGCGCATATATTCTTCCCCGAATCCCTTCCCCCCAcccttgttttccttttttttccctttttttaattttatatttttttacttaggagtaatttggtaataaaaataaaaaatttcgtaaaaaggacgattttaaaattaagttaaactttCGGGGatcattttgtaaaaaaaaaaaaggtcggGAACGAAATACATTTTCGACCTCTACGTTAAGgaccaaaattgtacttaaccctttataataattatatatatttttcgtTTAATcttctataataaaaaatttatatatttttattaattattctgttgAGTACACAAGAACATACACTAGTATATTATAATAATAGAGATGCatatttaaacattatatgtatcatatgaaatattaaaataacatatataaaattattataaggttgttatatataaaatacaacaaaaaataattaaataagaatATTAATACTTTATTTTCAGACAAGTTGCTTAATTGAATTGTttggaatataaaattattagaatataagtTTTTAACATTGTAGACATATTTCCAATATTTATATATCTATAGAAACCATTAGATGGTGTAGTGGTTTCAAATTTAAAGTGTAGCGATCGACGTGGAATTGAGTGACAACTAGAAACTGCTATAGGGTGTAGCGGTTTTTAAAGAACATAGATTATAAAGAAACGGCGAGAAGCTATCGCTATTACGCAATTCCACGTAAACTGTTATAGGGTGTACCGATTTACGTTCCAATTTGAAACCACTACATCCTGTAGTAGtttctatatatatgtaaatGTTACAAATTCATCTACAGtgttacaaaatttttattttcgtaattttgaatttcaaccAATTTAATTAAGTAACTTGCCCTTTAGCTTATCATAAGGATAaatttagggttaagtactgttttcgtctctaaggtctggggtgaaaatcaaattcgtccccgacctttttttgttattaaaatcatccccaatgttataaaatgttataaaatcgtccttttgtccataaataaaatttttcggACAATTTTgcccttaaacaaaaataaaaaaaatcctccATTGTCACCACTATCCCCTGCATCATCAGTCATCACTACTACCGCCACCAAACTCGTGCTTCTTAGTCAACCCTTCAGAGCCAAGCACCTCACAAGTATCCTCCATTGCGCACAACTTCTACACTCCAAACAAGCCAAGTTCATTCAGCTCCACCCCAGAAAGAACACAACCCTTTTTTTCCCAAAGTGCGCAACAACTAATGAATTCAATTGCAAACACCAACCTAAGATCCTTACAGATTCATGCAATTCCTTAATCAACCTTTTGAGCCAAAATAATTCACAAGGAATCTCCACTACAAGGCATAGTTTTTTTCACTCAATAAGAAGCCCATATTCATTCAGTTCTAACCCAGAAAGAACATATCTCATGCAAAACATGTTAATCCAGAAAGAACATAACTCGTACAAGAACTGAAATGTTATTCCCACTAATTCATCAACAACAACACCACCACATTCAAATTCaagacaaaaatttcaaaaatccaatcttttaaactcaaaaagagagaACGCAGATTTCAGGAACAAATCGAGGTCCACCATGGCGAGTGGTGACCCATGCGCTGCCGCCTTCTTGAACGACTCCGTGCCTTTTCTACATTCTGCTTCACTCGTGGTTTTCGTGCTTGAACTTCTTCTCCATCGGAGCAGCATCATCGCCTCCCTCAGCGGCCACAACACCTACTACCACGATTGGCACACCACCGACGCCACCTtcagtaaaattaacaaaaatttcatATCAAACAACATGAATAGAGATCTggaaagagaggaagagaggaAGAGCTAGCTACATGAATAGATCTGAAAAGAGATGAGCTCCAGGAAATAGAACAGAGAAACAGAAAAGCAGAATAGGAAGCAGAAAGAGTCGGCACCGAAGGAGAATGTCAGCAACGACGCCCTTTCTCTCCGGCGAcgccttcttcttcctcttctcttctttttcctctttgttcTCCACCCttccctctcttcttttcttcatggCTTGCACTCCCTTCTCTCTGCGTTgttgaaggaaaaagaaagaaaggggggtAAATGATGGATGAAGGGcatttttgtccaaaaattaGAGAAAGGACGATTTTTTAACGTTTTATGACgttgatgatgattttaataataaaaaaaagttggagacgattttgattttggtcTAAGACCTTGGGGATGAAAATAATACTTAACCCATAAatttattactactattttttttatttaaataatacatACTTTAAGTTACATATAATATAAATGAAGTATTAACGTAATTTTACTTCTAAATTCAAAACCCTAAATAACAAGAAGAGGCACCCAATTCACTATTATACTATAAACCCTAACTCTTGACATCAAAGCACAACTTTTAGTGCTACACTCAACcccttaaaccctaaaaccttatcACTCGGCACTACACAATAAAGTCTAAATTCGTAAACCTTAAACTGTAAATCTcaaaccctaaatcttaaaccGTCGTTACTCAAccccaaacactaaaccctaaactatcaACTCTAAACATTAACGTATAAACCCAAGAGCACATGCTTATTAATGTTAAATCTTACGTCCAAAATTTTAAACCCACGCCATTTACCTTTTAACACTAACTACTAAAaccaaaaccctaaatcctagacCTTTATTCCTAGATTTAGACTCTAAATCTTAAACTATAATCCTTAACATTACTTTAACCCTAAATATTAAATGATTTACTCTTCTTCATCAACCTTTAATTAAACTTCCAAAACTCAAGCCTAAAATTTAAACACTAAATCATATgccataaataataaaatatatagcaTAAAGATTAACTGTTAAATCTTaaactataaataataaatttttaactctAAATATTCTTAACTCTAAATATTCGGTACATATCATATCCTATTATATACcgttaatcttattttattgtcaaataattttaaattatatactcTAACCCCTAAATATTAAAGTTTAACCACTTAGACCATATACCCTAAATCATAACATGTATATCCTAACcctataaattatataaatcctCAATTCTATACTCTAAATCCTACATTAAACTATAACTCATAAATCTTATACATTTCACTAGTAATAGTAGTAATAGTTGTGGACAATTTactatagttattattatttttgttatattattcttactactattattattattattatcttctaaCATTATTATGAATTTACTATTACTGtcgatattatttttattacttttaaaaagtactgttaactttttaattttattaatatttattgttatcaaaataaataaccatATAGCgtgaaaaaattattattaccaattactattattattattatacattaACACCATATACTAAAATACTGTAACACTACTCATAAATTATCTTAAAAtatgtttctttatttttttttttttggattttaacttttcttttttatgtcagacttttttttgtattctttcTTGGACTAAGGTCAAGCTCCATTACCTATATGTCTCATAGtctaaaacaaaaaatgaataCCCAATCAATAATATTCATAAACAAAGCcttattttggtaaaaaaaaaatgcaggatgcccaaataaactcaactgaCCCAACCCATAATCtacaaaattttatgaaaaacaaaaacaggCATTTTTAACCAAGGCCCATTCTCATGTCACATTAGCACTAATGAAATCTAATTCAATCAACTTTACAAATTAAGCTAAGGCACATGCATAAGGGAACAATATACTGTAAGTTGTTGAAATTGTTGAGAAATTGTCTTTAATTTTTCTCCCTCTAGACACTTGTCAGTAATATACTTGGACAACACATTAATAtatgtgtaaaattttttttttctacaccATAGAATTCAGTTCATCTTACACTTATTGGAATGAATTCTTGCCATAAACAAAactaatactaaaattttataattttaacattgaaattttgttacaaaatatagaAATTTCTTCTTTAATACTGCATTTTTttgcttcttattcttctttcttttaggaGTATTACTTCTTATATTAGACTTAAGTGAACATATTTGTACTGTATTacaattttatttagttaaatgaatgtaggtTTACACTTATTAGATTGAATTTTTGCCATAAACAAAAATTAtaccaaaatttcttaattttaacaccgaaattttgctacaaaaaCATAGATTAATCTCGTCTTTAATGTTACATTTTGtttattcttattcttctttctttttttcttctgttgttcTTACTTATTCTTTTAGGACTATTGCTTCTCATTAAACTTGAATGCACATTTATTGGATTGAAATCTTACACGtgcaacgaaaaaaataaaagaaaaaaaagaacattGTAATTTGTAacgacaatgatgatgatgatgatgatgatgatgatgatgatgatgatgatgatgatgatgatgatgatgatgatgatgatgatgatgatgatgatgatgatgatgatgatgatgatgatggaggtaaaaaaagaaggaaaaaaattcaaataaaaaaaaagaaggaagaggaggaggtgaCAACAGTATAAGTAACGACAACAACGATaacgaaagaaaaagataaaaaaatgctTAAATATGAAAAAAGTTAAACAATTTGGTTGAATTTAGTTTGATAAATCATttaattgtaaaatatttttaaataaaatatattatgaattatgattaataaaaatatttttatttttaaaaatttataaatgtttctaaatttttaaatatattatgagCATGGACTACTaaatccttcccaaaagaaaaATGGCCCATTGTGCTGAAATTTGTGAAAGTGGCCATGCGCTCTCTCTTTAGTGTGTTTGTAGGGTTGTCTACTAATACAAGGCGTCAAGGCTGATACTCTCTCTTTAGGGTGTATGTCATTCGGTCTAGTTCGAAGATTTAATTTGGACTcgaacattttaaaaattaatttggtgtaattttattgaatttaaagtcgataaaaaaatttaaaaatagattcTCTCATTATTTAGGATCGAATTTGGATCAAGATGAATGCAGTTTTATCCAATTCTATATGCATtcaaaagagataaaaaaaaatatatatgctttaaattaattttaatattatgttatattaattataagtttattattttatttttaatcacatttgttgaattaaaaaatatatcaaagaaatataaaattaaaatttatggatAAATTCAAGTTCAAATTGGATATTAACTTCTCGATAATAAAtatgtttttttcttctttataaataagtgcatTATAATTTTTTGACATAAAATTTACAAAGACCCAGATTTCACTGGTCTAGATCCAATTTTAGTATGACctgaaaataatgtaattttaccgGGTTTAGAATCGTGTAAAGATCTAAAAAATAGACACGGTTATTATTTAAGGTCAGATCCGGATTAAAACGAACCCATCTTTACCATACCTATGTACACCCTTAGTTAATACATGGTTAGGTGTGAGTGATATTCGccctaaaaaaaaatcataatttaataattaaaataaaattttaaaaaatagtattatattatataaatacaaatattaaaatattttttgatggaGTCTTAATAAAAAGTAgatcttcttatttttttaattatttaataaaatgtaatcttttataattaaatatttttttcatattttttgtcgtatttaaataatgtaaaataaaagattatactttatcaaataattgaaaaaaaaattgagatgatCTATTTTTGTCTTAACTCTTAACTTTTGCCATAAAACATATTTTAGATTAATAttagtgctacacatacaagtcatttttgtttacaagtcttacaagttgggccTAACACGCGCATTACTGAACTatcttcgcgtgtttcatcttcatttcCTTTtttacgaaaaagaagaagaagagacatagagaaagaagaagaagaagaagaagaagaagaagaagaagaagaggaagcacggagaaagaagaagaagaaaaagaggcacaaaaaaaaacgtaaaaacggcgtgaatataaatgacttgtatggaaaagcgttctctctttgccttcgatctccttctgttttttttcgattttcatgatttttgaaatcaagttttgaaattgttttgaagatgatgaaacttcagaaatacactcgaacaattacaaaaatacacccagacgattacagaaatacatctaaaggattacagaaatacacccaaacagttacagaaataaaccaaacaattacagaaatacacccaaatgatttaagaaatacacccaaaggatttaagaaatacacccaatatagggagagacagtatatttcttcttgaaatcttttaatgttttgctggttaaggattAGGCACGTgacagagacaatctagaaaaaaaatctagaaaaacagtaaaacagtaccttgaataatgtttcttcgtttttctggtgattttgatgaaggagaaagagaaagcgaaaagaggagaagaaatttcaataaaaaaaagggaggaagaggtggtgttgatgacgatgataataagagagaaaaattacgaaaaagaagaaaaagagacacggagaaagaagaggaagaggaagaggaagatgaagaggaagaggaagcacgaaaaaagaagaagaaaaagaggaaaaaaaaacgtgaaacagcgtgaatataaatgacttgtatgacttgtattgAAAATCACTTGTATGTAGAGAATTActcttatttttatactattaaaattatttaaatattaataaaaataataaattttattaattatataatattattagtgACACAACAACTCGTAAGACAATTTTGTGAAGCCGATTTTATTtgtaaattattttgaattttatttattttgagaaTAAAATTTTCATATATGGGAAAAAAAATTTTCTGCCACCACTAAACTGTTAACTACTTAACTCCGTGAGAATGGCAGTTATTTTATTCTACTTATTCGTTTACTCGTATCAACAAGGTTTAAAGACGGAAAATATGTGCTTTGCTGCCTTTGCAACTTGCAAGGCTTTTCttgagaaaatgacaaatagatTTCTTACTATTTGTCTTGTGGACATTTTCGTCCTtgattattgaaaaatatttttaagtcttTGATCTTCACAAAATTTAGacagatcagtccctccgtccaaatgcctctgtCAATCCGTCCAAATATCTTCGTCAGGAACTGATCtatccaagttttgtgaaggtcagggacttaaaagtatttttcaatggtcaaggacgaaaatgtctgcggaacaaaaggtc is a window encoding:
- the LOC140182545 gene encoding protein FAR1-RELATED SEQUENCE 5-like, producing MAKLSIYLDRENSAWKVCKVILDHNHELTPRGMMHMIPKFHRISDAAKANIDGMRGYGVSTSKILGYMAGVAGWYSLLGFTKNDAYNYIDHMRWAKVVNGDSNAAIVYLEGKAAADPMSMARYNVTKDGMLANMFWADGPCRVDYQYFRDVVAFDSTYKKNKYQRPLVIFSGSNNHKQTTIFGFGLVLDETMYSYTWMLENLSEVMCNKHPSVVVTDGDDAMIATVKKVFPEATQRLCAWHLQKNIISNGGE
- the LOC140182806 gene encoding uncharacterized protein, yielding MRRGGCFYGGGGDAFGGGGCSQHLPQAFVYASPSFQKVQYLGHTPSSVFIGGGTRGTSALSGGEVVSETQDPGFLYMEDFELMLMRACSTLAIGAPIFVPQDSKSSAGCVMFRFIVFLPSNARGLKLVAYGPESEEEKVARQEVSFAMLEKLVDASGKSICDYNYRVLGRMKQQMKDEMPQSMFERIRMLEEENAKLRHQVKMIEEMLAD